TCTGCTGCTCAGTAGGAAGATACCCTATCATTCCATTTGTATATCCCACTGATAATACTTTTGAGCTGCTTACGCTTTGTGCATACATAGCATATTCATTAACAACTTCTCCATTAATAAATATAAAGCTAAGCTCCTTTCCTAATCTAACACAACTAATTATAAGATCTTTGTAAGGACAAAGTCTTGATTTATCTTCAAGCAAAAACCTGCTCCATTCTCCAGTTATATCTTCATTTCCAATCATCGAAATTAGCAAAACTTCATCTGGAACCTTATTTAAAGGCACCTTTATAGTTTCTTCCTTCAGTATTAGGTTGTTCAATTTCAGTTCAATCTTGTCCTTTTTTATAGTCTCTAAAAAAATACCATATAGATATTCTGCAGCTTCATTAACTTCTTTTGCTGTACCTCTAAGAAACTTCCCCTGCTTTTGAATATTAGGCCTGATGTTTCCAGTAAAGCCTTGTAAAAATAAGGCTGCAATCTGGTTGCCTAAGTAATTCTCTATCTTCGACATGGCGATGCCAGTATATTCTGCTGAGATTTTATTTTCTGCTGAAATATTCGGATGGCAGGTTCCGTGGCAGATGACTGCCTTCATATTATTTGTACCTTTAGTATAAAAATATATAAAAGTAAGTATATCATCTTTTATGCCCTTATCATTAGGTGCCATTTCTACTCTGTCATCCACTTTTTTACGTCTATTAATACCAAGATTCCACGTAGTTTTGCAAATATATGCCTCAACCTCTTCTTTATTGGATTTTGCCAATGCTATTCCCTCAATTACTTTATTAGCCAAAAAACTCATATAGGCTTCATCAGCTAATCCTAAGGAAGGTGTAAATTCCGTACCTGTCTGAGGTCCCGAATGACTATGAGTAGCATGCAGTAAAACCTGTTCCGGCTTGAGTCCATACTTTTCTCTACAAACTCCTCTTATTTTTTCTACAATATCTTTCCCAAACCATATTAAATCTGCGCTTACAAGCACTAATTCAAAATTCTTATCATGAAAATATATTGTTCTTGCATGAATATCCTCTGATACTTCCTCATAAGCATTTTTTCTAAAGGCAAACCCGGCTAAAGGCACTGGTTTTTCAGGTGTTATAACAAGCTTTGATATTCCTATCTTCATAACCGTCCCTCTTTCCCTATTGTGTAAACTATTTTGATAGTAATTTAATTATTAGAAGCAGATTTCTTAAAATATGATAAGGATCCTTCACTGGAAGCGCTACTACCTTTTCTTCAGGCTCACCATTCCTTCTTCTTATCTGAATCCACTCACCAACTTCCTTATCAGCATTAGGGAAAGTGTTGAATACATATTCATGAAACTTATTATATAAACCAATGTACTTATCATCCCTTAGCAAATGATTTAAAAGCAAAGTAGAATATAATACTTCAGAATGAGGCCACCATAATTTATAATCCCAGGTTTCAGCTATTAACTTTGTGTAAGGATCGCTACCTGCAACACCCTTAGGTTTTCCTCCTTCATAATCAACAAATCTCAAAAGTCCTCCGAACTCGTTATCCCAGCCTAGCTCGCAGGATTTTTCAACAATTGCTGCTGCCTTATTTATATAGTTCCTGAGATTGTATTTTTCTGCAGTATGCATAACAAACCACATGGATTCAATTGAATGTCCAGGATTCAGATGCCTGCTCAGCATGCTATTATCTCTCTTCATATCCGTGGCAAGCATCTCGCCTATTCTGTTTTCACTATCGCAAAATTCATCCATAATTGACTTCATATATTCAATACTTTTATCTCTCAACTCCATGCTTCTCACATGATTAAACTTAGCAAGCACAGCCTCCAGTTCTTGAGTTACATTAAGCATAATCATTGGAATAGAATGTGCTTTATAACCAGCAGGTATTGGGTATGGTTCACTTCTGAAATTTCCACTTGAAAGTCTCTTTTGAACAGAATCGTAAATACTTAATATCCAATCTATCAGGCTATCATCTAAAAAAACTTCTGCATATCTCGAAAATCCAAGAATTACAAAGCAATCAGCATAAAAGCTGTTGTCATAGCCACTTCCTTCAGATATTTCTTTTTTTGTTCCATCTTTTTCAAGAAGAAAAGCACAACTACCATCAAGCAAAAGTACATTAGTTTTAAGGAAATCCTTAAGCTTAATGCATTCTTCTTTGAAACTTTCACTATCTCCCCTTAACTGCCCATTCACGATCATTTCATAGACAGTGCTCCATATCCATAAAAATCTTCCTTGAGACCAAACATATTTATCAGTACTTATAAGCTCGCTTCCATCATTTTTAAAACAAGTGAATACACCGCCATGCTCCTTATCTAAAGCTCTTTTCCAAAAGGGCAGCATATTTTTCTCAACATGTTCTTTGTAAAAGTCCAATAACTCGGTTCTTTGATTTTCCATAGAAACCTCCTGCTATTATATTAAATTTAAAGTATAAATCTCAGATACAATAATGCTTAATTACTACCTGAGATTTATACTAAATAATATTAAGCTTTTATATCAATATTGGTTTTCTCATCGTTGAGATATATTAATAGTTCTTCTATCTCTGGTTTTACAGCCTTATTGCTGTTTAATAATCCCATTATTATAAATACTGCTAGTGATATTAAAACTGGTGTAGCAACTTTTGTTGCCTGGCTTGTAGTTAAAACAAAGTTAACTAGCGCAAAGCCTCCAAAGCCCGCAAATATCGAAACCAATGCTGCCTTTGAATCACAATGCTTGAAGGCTGGAAGCAAACCTAAAAGCATAGGAATTGCTGTTGGCCCAACCAGTCCGCCAAACCAAGTTATAATAAGCCCTAGAACCCCTCCGAAAAGATCAGAATTTAAGGATAGAATCAAGGTTGCACCTGTAAATATCAAAGTTGCCCATCTTGCATATTTTAAAGATTGCTTTTCAGAAGCATTTTTAATTTTAGGATTGATAACTGGAAGAATATCTCTTACAATTACTGAGGAAATTACATTTGCATCCGAGGTAGTCATAGACATTGTATTTGCAAACATTGAAGCTAAGACAAATCCTACCATTCCTGCAGGTAAAAACTGCTTGGTTAATAATGAATATAATCCCGATGGATCCTTTAGTCCTGGGAATAGTATTGGTCCTGCCCACATTGGAAAGAATAGAAATAACGGCCAGATAAGATATAATGCTGCGGAAAGAAGTGCTGACTTTTTAGCACTAGAGCCTGATGGAGCTGAAATATATCTTGTAGCCAAGTTCCATGTTCCTCCGTTATAACTTAAGAAAGTTATAAGCACATAAGCAAGTGCAAAACCCATTGTGTATGGTCCGTTAAAAGGCTGTGAGTTTTGAGGAGGAAGTTGCTTCCATATACCGGTTATACTGCTTATTCCACCTAAGTGCTTAAGCGCTCCAAAGAATACAAATAATCCACCTAGAATTTGAATTATAAACTGTGCAAAATCTGTAAGAAGATCTGCCCAAAGCCCACCTATTGTTATATATAACAATGAAACTCCACCAGAAACTAAAATACCTACACTTACTGGTATACCAGCAAATCCATTTAAGAGAACCCCCATAGCAGTCCATTTTGCTGCCACGTCAAAAAGCTTAAGTATAGTACCTGACCAAGCCATTACCTGCTGAGTTGGTATGTTATATCTTAATGACAGGTATTCTGTTGGTGATTGTATGTTTAATCTTTCTCTTAGTCTTGACCATTTAGGAGCAATAAGGAAAGCACCTACTATACATGCTATCGTTATTGGAATTGCCCACCAAACATACATAGTAAAACCAAAGTTATAACATATTACAGCATAACCAACAAAAACTGCTCCACTATATCCTGATACGTGGTGTGAAATTCCTGCCAGCCACCAAGGTACCTGTCCACCAGCAGTAAAGTAATCATCAGAGTTGTCTACTTTCTTGTATGAATAAATCCCAATAAGTACCATAAGTCCAAAAAATGCAACTACAGCCAAATAATCTAGAAAATGCATATATTCCCATCCCCTTTATATATTTATAGTAATCGATTACTTAAAAATTAAACTCTCCCCCTTTTTTTTTATTTTTAACATTACCCGCTATTGTAAACAGGTTTGAAATACCACTTAGTATGAAAGTAATGATTGTAATATTTAGTAATCGATTACTTATATACTAACACAATTACCATTACATGTAAATATATTCCGTTTAAATTTTAAAAATTTTCTGATAAAATAATCATCTAAGGCAGCTTACTAGACAAAAATATTCGTTTCTGTAAGGCGCTAATTTCTTATGATTGACTATAAAAATACTAATTATCTTAATCCAATTTCTAACGTTCTCTGATACAGCAATACCAGGTAGAATATTAGCTTTTTATCACTTTTTAGCTATATCATTTTGAATTTACCCAAATCCGCTGCCTCCATGAGTACAAAATGGAATTACTGTTTTGCCTGTAAAATCATGATGACTAAGAAAGCTCGTAACTGGTGGCGCTATTGTTTTAAACCAATTAGGCGGACCTATAAATATTGTCTCATAATCACCTATAGACTGATTCCCAGATATTAACGTAGGGCAAAATCCTCTGGCGATTTGATTTCTTACTTCTTTAGCAGCGGTGTTATAGTCAAAGGAATAATTCATATCAGGAATTAACTCTCTTAGTGTACCATCGGTCTGAACAGCTATTTCCAGAGCTAAATTTGCTGTATTTTGAAAAAGAGAATACTAAACTATCAGTATATTGTTCATATATACTATTTCCTTTCGTAAGACTTAGATATATTGGGTTTTTATACTTCCTTACCTGTTCTTAAAGTTTTGCTAAATTCATTAGTCAATACTCAACTTTTCAACTCCCTGATTTTCATCAGCTACAAAAAATATATGTTTACCATTATTGCTCTCATAAATAAAATCTCTTAAACTTTTGCTTGAATAAGCAGTGAAATCGCCTACAATTGCAACTTTCACGTTGTAATTAACAAACTTCTGCAAAATTTCTCCTGCTAGTCTAGTCTTTAAATCAAAGAATTCCTCAACTATTGCTGATTTGTTTATGATTATTCTGTAACTGCCTGCCTCATACCATATAGTGGCCATTAAATCCAAGGCAGACTGAACATCCGTAATCAGCACTTCCTGACTGTTAACAATTGCAATTTTAAACTTAGGTTTTTCTATAATAGTTAAATTCATAATTTTCTCCTTTATTATCAATGAGACATCTGTAAGCACACCCACAGCATAATCTTTAGTCTATCTTCTTTTTCATTATATTTCATATTTATTGTTAAAACCACTTTATTTATATTTTTAGTATACATTTGTGTACTTTGGGTAAACCATCTTGTTTAAACCTATGTTATATCAAGCCTTTGCTTCGTAGGCGTTTCTATAAATGTATCAAGAACTATAAAAAAGAAATATGGCAGCTAAACTACTTAGCTGCCATATTTCATATCTTTATAAATACTTCTTAATCTCATCAACCTTATTTAAGCTTTCCCAAGGTAAACTTATATCAGTTCTTCCAAAATGGCCGTATGCTGCAGTTTGCTTATATATTGGTCGTCTTAAATCTAGCTGCGCAATAATAGCAGCAGGTCTTAAATCAAAAACCTTACTAACAATTTCAACAATCTTATCATCAGATATCTTGCCTGTACCAAAAGTATCTACCTCAATAGAAACTGGTTTTGCTACCCCTATTGCATAGGCCAATTCAATTTCAAGTTTATCGGCAGCTCCAGCAGCTACAAGATTCTTTGCCACCCATCTTGCAGCATATGCAGCAGAACGGTCTACCTTTGTTGGATCTTTACCAGAGAAAGCACCGCCGCCATGTCTTCCATAACCGCCATAGGTATCTACAATAATCTTTCGTCCTGTTAAACCTGAATCTCCTTGAGGACCGCCAATAACAAATCTTCCGGTTGGATTAATTAAATATTTTGTGTTTTCATCTAGCAATGCTTTGGGAACTACAGCCTTTATAACATGCTCAATTAAATCTCTTTCAATTTCTTCTCTAGTAACCTCTGGTCCATGTTGAGTAGAAATAACTATTGTATCAATTCTTACTGGTTTATCATTTTCATATTCTACTGTTACCTGTGTTTTACCATCCGGTCTTAAATAAGAAAGTGTTCCATTTTTTCTAATTTCAGATAATCTTCTTGAAAGCCTATGAGCCATGGCAATTGGAAGCGGCATGTGTTCTTCTGTTTCATTTGTAGCAAAGCCAAACATCATACCTTGATCTCCAGCACCTATAGCTTCTATATTATCAATTTCACCTTTCTTAGCCTCTAGAGCTTCATCAACACCCATGGCAATATCAGAAGATTGCTCATCTATAGAAGTAATAACTGAACAAGTATTAGCATCAAAACCATACTTTGCTCTGACATAACCTATTTCCTCTACAGTTTTTCTAACTACTCTAGGAATATCAACATAGCAGTTAGTTGTTATTTCTCCCATTACAAGTACCATTCCAGTTGTAACAGCTGTTTCACAAGCAACCCTTGCATTTGGATCCTTTTCAAGTATAGTATCTAATATAGCGTCAGATATTTGGTCGCAAATTTTATCTGGGTGTCCTTCTGTAACTGATTCTGATGTAAATAATCGTCTCATTTTTTCCTCCTATATTTAAACAATATGTTTTACACTCTTAAATTTCTTTTATGTAAACTATATGTTTATTATAGAATTAAAATATTAATATTTAATTGTTAAAAATCTTAAGATTTCTTAAGATTATCTTCCTATAAAAAATGAAGACTCTTAAACCAGCTAACTCCTAGACAAAATTCCACCAGACTGATTAGTTTGGTGGAATTCCTAAATGATTTCTTTCTTAAATATGATTCAATCTCATTAATAAGCATTACCCTAAAGCAACGTCTAATATCATCATAACAGCAAACCCTAACATGCAGCCTATTGTAGCAACATCAGTTTTTATACCTTCACCTTGCTGTGCTTCTGGAATTAATTCTTCTACAACAACATAAATCATAGCTCCAGCTGCGAAGGCTAATGCATAGGGAAGCAGTGGCCGTATAGCAGTAACTGCAAATGCTCCAATAACACCAGCTATTGGTTCAACTATACCAGATGCCTGACCATATAAAAATGATTTTCTTCTAGAAAATCCTTCTCTTCTAAGTGGTATTGATACCGCTGCACCTTCAGGGAAGTTTTGCAATCCAATACCTATCGCTAATGCTATAGCACCTCCTAAAGATGCAGATGGCAATCCATATGCCACAGCACCAAAAGCAACACCTACCGCAAGTCCTTCTGGAATATTGTGAAGAGTAATTGCAAGCACTAAAAGTATACTTCTTTGCCAGCTTGTTTTTACACCTTCGGCCTGTGAGGTATCAAGTCCCATATGGAGATGCGGTAATACTTTATCTACAACAAATAAAAATAGACCGCCTCCTAAAAAACCAATGGCCGCAGTTACCCATGCAATCTGTCCTAAATCTTCTGCCATTTCAATTCCAGGTGCTAATAAAGACCAGAAGCTGGCTGCAATCATAACTCCTGCTGCAAATCCCAGCATGCCATTGAGCACCTTCTTATTTATTTTTTTAAAGAAAAACACTAATGCCGCACCAAGTGCTGTTACTCCCCATGTAAACAATGTTCCAATAAGTGCCTGCTGCACCGGGCTAAATTGTGATATCCATTTAATCATTTAAAACACCTCCATTAATCAACATAAATTTTGCTTGCAGCTTCTCTGCCAATGATTATATACTTTTCTTTTTTTCTCAATGTAATTGGCCCATTATAAAGAGCCAAATCTACAATTGTTATACTGTCTCCGATATTAAGTCCCAGATGAGTCACATATCTTAACAGCTCGCTATCATCAGTTACTCGCCTAATTATTGTACTTTCATTAACCTCTAAGGAATCAAGTGTCCTACAATTGTTAATTTCTATAGTGTCTGAAGGAATAGGGCTGCCATGAGGGCAAGTTTTGGGATAACCCAAATACTTTTCTAAACGCTCTTCAAATCTAGAGCTGGTTACATGTTCAAGCTTTTCAGCCTCATCATGTACTTCATCCCAGGTGTAACCCAAATGATTTACCAGGAAAACCTCCCATAACCTATGACGTCGTATAATTTTTACTGCTTCTTCTGTTCCATATTGAGTTAACTTAATTCCTTTATATGGAGTATATTCAATATATTCTTCCTCAAGAAGCTTTTTTATCATTTCACTTACTGAAGGAGCAGACACACCTAATGCTGTGCATATATCCTTATTGTTTACTTGACTGGTACTTCCTCCAAGTTCATATATTACCTTAAGATAATCTTCCTTATTTTGTGTCATCACTTTTCCTCCTGAATTCCTCATACCGCTTAAATAATTGTTAATTATTTATCCACGGCTACCTAAATTAATTTTTAGGTATGCCTAATATATTATTATAGTATCACAAAATATATTATTTGTGAATAGTAATTATTAATTATTATAAATTTACTAGATAAAGGCCATGGCTCTATAACTACCACCCCCAAATATCAATATAATTATAAAGGCCTCCGTCAAACTTAAACATGATGAAGGCTTTAAAAATAATACGTTCCAGTTCTAGTTTGCTAGAAATATAAACAATTTAAATATTTTTTCCACTTATTATATGAATTCTAGCACCAATTTAGAACTCAAATCATAGATTATATTAGAGTTAGCCTAGGGAAACAAATTCAGCCTACTGCAATATTCTTTCTTTAATATAAAATTCAAGTTATACATAATTTCAAATTAGTAAAATTTAAAACTTTATTAAGGCTTATCTGAAATAAAATATAAATTATTTAGGAGGTCATTATATGCTAGGATTAGATGCTGCATCAGTTGGAAGCTTTGTTACAGTTCAAGATTTATCATCTACTGGAATGCTTAGAGAAAGAATGCTTGCCCTGGGGTTAACCAAGGGTGCTAGGATAGAAGTAGTTAGAAAAGGTCCTTCAGGAGATCCGACAGTATATAATATTCGAGGTGCTATGATAGCATTCAGAAGAGAAGAAGCAGCTTTAATAAAAATTAATCATAATTAGAGGTAAATTGAAGCAGATTACCCCTGCTTCTAATAATTAATAATTTTCAGGAGGCATACAATGGGCTTAACGTATCAATCAACACAAAATGCTGCGTTAACAGATATCTTTACTATTGAAAAAAAAGAAGGACAATATGTAATTGCACTAGCGGGCAACCCAAATACAGGCAAAAGCACTGTTTTTAATTCTCTAACTGGACTTAAACAGCATACTGGAAACTGGCCTGGTAAAACTGTAGTAAATGCAAGGGGAGAATTTACTCACAAAGGCAAAGAAAACATTTTAGTGGATTTACCTGGTACTTACTCACTTTTTGCATCATCTGTGGAGGAAGAGGTAGCAAGAGACTTTATATGCTTTGGTAATTCAGATGCAGTAATAGTAGTTACTGATGCAACCTGCCTTGAAAGAAACCTTAACCTTGTTTATCAGGTTATGGAGCTTACAGACAAGGTTGTACTTTGTATAAACCTTATAGATGAAGCAAAAAAGAAAAATATAATTATAGATGGTCACGGCATTGAAAAGGCATTAGGTATACCAGTAATTTTATGTGCAGCAAGAAGCGGCATAGGCATTGATGAGCTTAAAGAAGCTGTATATAGTGTAGTTTCGGAAAAAATTGCTCCAAAGCCTAAAATAGTATACTATGAGAACTATATAGAAGATAGAATCAAAATACTGCAGCCTATTATTGAAAAACATATCACAGGAATAAATTCCAGATGGCTGGCTTTAAGAATTATTGATGGAGATAATAAGCTTATGGAAGCTATCTTTAAAAACCTAGATCAGGAGGCTATGAAGAAAATACAGGAAGTGTCAGGTACTGAATCCAATAACAATAAAAGAAGTATTAGAGATGTTATTTCAGAGCAGATATATAAGTCTGCAGAAGAAATAAGATATAAATATGTAAAGGAAGACAATGCTAAGCTTAATAGAGACAGGTTAATCGATAATTATATAACCTCAAAAACTTTTGGAATTCCTTTGATGCTTTTGACCTTAGCAGTAGTATTTTGGATAACTATTACAGGTGCAAATGTCCCTTCTCAAATAATAGCAGACTTTCTCTTTAAAATTGAAGATAAAATTACACTATGGTTTACAAGCATAAATGCTCCAGCCTGGCTCCACGGTATTTTAGTACTTGGACTTTATAGGACACTAGCCTGGGTTGTATCTGTTATGCTTCCTCCAATGGCAATATTCTTCCCTCTCTTTACAATACTTGAGGATTTAGGATATTTACCAAGGGTTGCTTTTAATCTTGACCACTTATTTAAAAAAGCTTGTGCTCATGGAAAACAGTGCCTCACTATGTGTATGGGATTTGGATGTAATGCAGCAGGAATAATAGCCTGCAGAATAATTGAATCTCCAAGAGA
The genomic region above belongs to Clostridium swellfunianum and contains:
- a CDS encoding AGE family epimerase/isomerase — its product is MENQRTELLDFYKEHVEKNMLPFWKRALDKEHGGVFTCFKNDGSELISTDKYVWSQGRFLWIWSTVYEMIVNGQLRGDSESFKEECIKLKDFLKTNVLLLDGSCAFLLEKDGTKKEISEGSGYDNSFYADCFVILGFSRYAEVFLDDSLIDWILSIYDSVQKRLSSGNFRSEPYPIPAGYKAHSIPMIMLNVTQELEAVLAKFNHVRSMELRDKSIEYMKSIMDEFCDSENRIGEMLATDMKRDNSMLSRHLNPGHSIESMWFVMHTAEKYNLRNYINKAAAIVEKSCELGWDNEFGGLLRFVDYEGGKPKGVAGSDPYTKLIAETWDYKLWWPHSEVLYSTLLLNHLLRDDKYIGLYNKFHEYVFNTFPNADKEVGEWIQIRRRNGEPEEKVVALPVKDPYHILRNLLLIIKLLSK
- a CDS encoding sodium:solute symporter family protein — translated: MHFLDYLAVVAFFGLMVLIGIYSYKKVDNSDDYFTAGGQVPWWLAGISHHVSGYSGAVFVGYAVICYNFGFTMYVWWAIPITIACIVGAFLIAPKWSRLRERLNIQSPTEYLSLRYNIPTQQVMAWSGTILKLFDVAAKWTAMGVLLNGFAGIPVSVGILVSGGVSLLYITIGGLWADLLTDFAQFIIQILGGLFVFFGALKHLGGISSITGIWKQLPPQNSQPFNGPYTMGFALAYVLITFLSYNGGTWNLATRYISAPSGSSAKKSALLSAALYLIWPLFLFFPMWAGPILFPGLKDPSGLYSLLTKQFLPAGMVGFVLASMFANTMSMTTSDANVISSVIVRDILPVINPKIKNASEKQSLKYARWATLIFTGATLILSLNSDLFGGVLGLIITWFGGLVGPTAIPMLLGLLPAFKHCDSKAALVSIFAGFGGFALVNFVLTTSQATKVATPVLISLAVFIIMGLLNSNKAVKPEIEELLIYLNDEKTNIDIKA
- a CDS encoding DUF4180 domain-containing protein produces the protein MNLTIIEKPKFKIAIVNSQEVLITDVQSALDLMATIWYEAGSYRIIINKSAIVEEFFDLKTRLAGEILQKFVNYNVKVAIVGDFTAYSSKSLRDFIYESNNGKHIFFVADENQGVEKLSID
- the metK gene encoding methionine adenosyltransferase, with translation MRRLFTSESVTEGHPDKICDQISDAILDTILEKDPNARVACETAVTTGMVLVMGEITTNCYVDIPRVVRKTVEEIGYVRAKYGFDANTCSVITSIDEQSSDIAMGVDEALEAKKGEIDNIEAIGAGDQGMMFGFATNETEEHMPLPIAMAHRLSRRLSEIRKNGTLSYLRPDGKTQVTVEYENDKPVRIDTIVISTQHGPEVTREEIERDLIEHVIKAVVPKALLDENTKYLINPTGRFVIGGPQGDSGLTGRKIIVDTYGGYGRHGGGAFSGKDPTKVDRSAAYAARWVAKNLVAAGAADKLEIELAYAIGVAKPVSIEVDTFGTGKISDDKIVEIVSKVFDLRPAAIIAQLDLRRPIYKQTAAYGHFGRTDISLPWESLNKVDEIKKYL
- a CDS encoding ZIP family metal transporter, translating into MIKWISQFSPVQQALIGTLFTWGVTALGAALVFFFKKINKKVLNGMLGFAAGVMIAASFWSLLAPGIEMAEDLGQIAWVTAAIGFLGGGLFLFVVDKVLPHLHMGLDTSQAEGVKTSWQRSILLVLAITLHNIPEGLAVGVAFGAVAYGLPSASLGGAIALAIGIGLQNFPEGAAVSIPLRREGFSRRKSFLYGQASGIVEPIAGVIGAFAVTAIRPLLPYALAFAAGAMIYVVVEELIPEAQQGEGIKTDVATIGCMLGFAVMMILDVALG
- a CDS encoding metal-dependent transcriptional regulator, with the translated sequence MTQNKEDYLKVIYELGGSTSQVNNKDICTALGVSAPSVSEMIKKLLEEEYIEYTPYKGIKLTQYGTEEAVKIIRRHRLWEVFLVNHLGYTWDEVHDEAEKLEHVTSSRFEERLEKYLGYPKTCPHGSPIPSDTIEINNCRTLDSLEVNESTIIRRVTDDSELLRYVTHLGLNIGDSITIVDLALYNGPITLRKKEKYIIIGREAASKIYVD
- a CDS encoding FeoA family protein, giving the protein MLGLDAASVGSFVTVQDLSSTGMLRERMLALGLTKGARIEVVRKGPSGDPTVYNIRGAMIAFRREEAALIKINHN
- the feoB gene encoding ferrous iron transport protein B, whose protein sequence is MGLTYQSTQNAALTDIFTIEKKEGQYVIALAGNPNTGKSTVFNSLTGLKQHTGNWPGKTVVNARGEFTHKGKENILVDLPGTYSLFASSVEEEVARDFICFGNSDAVIVVTDATCLERNLNLVYQVMELTDKVVLCINLIDEAKKKNIIIDGHGIEKALGIPVILCAARSGIGIDELKEAVYSVVSEKIAPKPKIVYYENYIEDRIKILQPIIEKHITGINSRWLALRIIDGDNKLMEAIFKNLDQEAMKKIQEVSGTESNNNKRSIRDVISEQIYKSAEEIRYKYVKEDNAKLNRDRLIDNYITSKTFGIPLMLLTLAVVFWITITGANVPSQIIADFLFKIEDKITLWFTSINAPAWLHGILVLGLYRTLAWVVSVMLPPMAIFFPLFTILEDLGYLPRVAFNLDHLFKKACAHGKQCLTMCMGFGCNAAGIIACRIIESPRERLIATLTNNFVPCNGRFPTLIAISTVFLVAKGGVNSGILPVLSVTGLVVIGIGVTLLVSYILSKTLLKGVPSTFTLELPPYRVPQIGRVLYTSIIDRTIFVLWRAVIIAAPAGAITWILGNIYIGDLSIIGHAAAFLDPLAKLIGLDGFILMAFILGLPANEIVLPILLMSYLSTGAMIEFESIDSLRKILLDHGWTYLTALNTMLFSLLHWPCATTLLTIKKETGSFKWTALSTLVPTGIAFAVCFLTTLIFRILGLG